A genomic stretch from Candidatus Nitrososphaera gargensis Ga9.2 includes:
- the npdG gene encoding NADPH-dependent F420 reductase, which translates to MKIGIVGGTGGMGEGFALRWCKKHDVIVGSRDAQKAKEAAENYSKIAREAFGTITGSITGDDNIALGKDVDVLILSIPYEFIDDTCGRLVGKIRDDCVVVSPIVPMTRTDAGFVYIPLEQGKKQAAEMVADKLPPRSRVVSAFHTISEVKLKNVNQGLDADTFICGDDQGAIAKLTELVSEISGLRPVYLGPLSLTYQAEILTPMLLNAAKKNKMKNPSVKLI; encoded by the coding sequence ATGAAGATAGGCATAGTGGGTGGCACCGGCGGCATGGGTGAAGGCTTTGCGCTTCGCTGGTGCAAAAAGCACGACGTAATAGTTGGTTCAAGGGACGCCCAGAAGGCCAAAGAGGCCGCAGAAAACTATAGCAAGATAGCTAGGGAAGCCTTTGGGACAATCACAGGCAGTATCACCGGCGACGACAACATTGCGCTTGGCAAGGACGTTGATGTTCTAATACTTTCAATTCCGTATGAATTTATCGACGACACATGCGGCAGGCTGGTAGGCAAGATTCGCGACGACTGCGTTGTCGTGTCACCAATCGTGCCCATGACAAGGACCGATGCAGGATTTGTCTACATACCGCTGGAGCAGGGCAAAAAGCAGGCTGCAGAGATGGTTGCCGACAAGCTGCCTCCCAGATCAAGGGTTGTCTCTGCTTTCCACACGATATCAGAAGTGAAATTGAAAAACGTCAACCAAGGCCTTGATGCAGACACGTTCATCTGTGGCGACGATCAGGGCGCAATAGCAAAACTGACAGAGCTTGTTTCCGAGATCTCTGGCCTGCGACCGGTCTACCTCGGACCGCTCTCCCTAACGTATCAGGCAGAGATTCTGACTCCGATGCTGCTCAATGCAGCCAAGAAGAACAAGATGAAGAACCCAAGTGTGAAGCTGATCTGA
- a CDS encoding COX15/CtaA family protein yields the protein MLLQALSFSTLFVLFSLIFIGGYVSASGVGLTCPDWPLCPQGLLPHEDFIIEYIHRSVAATTGVLVVATMAFTLKSKAAPKSIKITSIIAAGAVIGQIALGAIVIVERLHAVLVTTHLGLGIVLFSMVLMTALYAYRLEGKKALAKAQ from the coding sequence ATGCTGCTGCAAGCCCTCTCTTTTTCTACCCTTTTTGTACTATTCTCACTGATATTTATCGGGGGATATGTCAGCGCCTCCGGAGTCGGCCTCACCTGCCCGGACTGGCCGCTCTGCCCACAGGGCCTGCTCCCGCATGAGGACTTTATCATCGAATACATCCACAGGTCGGTGGCTGCCACGACTGGCGTGCTGGTGGTCGCTACAATGGCATTTACCCTAAAATCAAAAGCTGCACCAAAGAGTATAAAGATCACATCAATTATTGCGGCCGGTGCAGTGATCGGCCAGATAGCGCTTGGTGCGATTGTCATTGTGGAGCGGCTGCACGCTGTACTTGTCACGACGCATCTGGGGCTTGGCATCGTGCTCTTTTCCATGGTCCTTATGACCGCCCTTTACGCATACAGGCTTGAAGGCAAAAAGGCGCTGGCCAAGGCACAGTAA
- a CDS encoding cytochrome c oxidase subunit II — MGHATIEWVYVGVVIAILVYVGADAWNIERLLEHAPEDAETIKVTGAQWVWTFEYEDGTREIGKLHLVKGQPYRFEITSVDVIHSFNIPDFAIMMDAVPGRINTIWLVPDQSGEYLIQCREYCGLSHYQMRGTLIVEEPSGEEGEANITSAAVEAPSKGATAVAS, encoded by the coding sequence ATGGGCCATGCAACAATTGAATGGGTGTACGTCGGAGTCGTTATCGCTATTCTCGTCTATGTTGGTGCAGACGCGTGGAACATTGAGAGACTGCTAGAACATGCTCCGGAAGATGCCGAGACCATCAAGGTCACCGGAGCGCAGTGGGTCTGGACCTTCGAATACGAAGACGGCACAAGAGAAATAGGCAAACTCCACCTAGTCAAGGGCCAACCCTACAGATTCGAGATAACATCAGTTGACGTGATACATTCGTTCAACATACCTGACTTTGCTATCATGATGGATGCAGTTCCTGGCAGGATCAACACAATATGGCTCGTCCCCGACCAATCAGGTGAGTACCTCATACAGTGCAGAGAATATTGTGGGTTATCCCACTACCAGATGAGGGGTACGCTGATAGTCGAAGAGCCAAGCGGGGAAGAGGGAGAAGCCAACATTACCAGTGCTGCGGTAGAGGCGCCATCAAAAGGCGCTACAGCCGTGGCAAGCTAA
- a CDS encoding cytochrome c oxidase subunit I: MVLEVKKPRPMWEILFSTHHTDVGLLYVYLSLTAFIIGGALAIAIRTELFLPGDAINIIPDSNTFHRIFTVHGTNMLFLWLIPFASGIGNYLIPIMVRYKDMAWPKLNAVAFWMIPVGMALIWLGFADTTWNAYPPYSIIRAPGPAAEMWIFGLKILGISSILGAINFIVTILRMKHPDLPLMKTSLFVWSTLVTSLMIIVAIPTFAAALIMLYTDRLGVSGFFNPAMGGDPIAYQHLFWFTFHPEVYIFLIPAVGMMYELIPKFSRKPIFSYQSGVAAFVLLAIVGFASWAHHMYATGMSFTEKTVFMVGTLAAVPASAMHVFNWIATMWGGRIKFAAPMSFAVGGLVLFFYAGAGGIVNTAMPLDFLTHDSYWVVGHFHLFVMGLVTFAFIGFIYYMFPFITGRMYSERAAMVQFWLMFVGVSMIFLTQHVLGLYGQPRRVFDYVPVQPLIIMNQISTVGAWITAAGAAIFVWNLIKSTVSGKPAKMDDPFAIGEQYYDYTRREPHH; the protein is encoded by the coding sequence TTGGTGCTAGAGGTTAAAAAACCCCGTCCAATGTGGGAGATCCTTTTTTCAACTCACCATACTGATGTCGGCCTGCTGTACGTCTACCTGTCTCTGACTGCCTTTATCATCGGTGGCGCTTTGGCAATTGCGATACGCACAGAGCTTTTCCTGCCGGGCGATGCCATTAACATCATTCCTGACTCTAACACTTTCCATAGAATATTTACAGTGCACGGCACAAACATGCTGTTCCTGTGGCTCATCCCGTTTGCTTCCGGCATTGGCAACTACCTGATCCCGATCATGGTCAGGTACAAAGACATGGCATGGCCAAAGCTGAATGCAGTTGCGTTCTGGATGATTCCAGTTGGCATGGCGCTCATATGGCTTGGCTTTGCAGACACCACTTGGAATGCCTACCCGCCCTATTCGATCATTAGAGCTCCCGGTCCTGCGGCAGAAATGTGGATCTTTGGCTTAAAGATACTTGGCATTTCGTCCATTCTAGGAGCGATCAACTTTATCGTGACCATCCTGAGAATGAAGCACCCAGACCTCCCTCTGATGAAGACTTCGCTCTTTGTCTGGTCAACGCTTGTAACGTCGCTCATGATAATCGTCGCAATCCCAACATTTGCAGCTGCCCTCATAATGCTGTACACAGACAGGCTCGGGGTGTCTGGCTTTTTCAACCCTGCAATGGGTGGAGACCCCATAGCGTACCAGCACCTGTTCTGGTTTACGTTCCATCCCGAAGTGTACATATTCCTCATACCTGCAGTGGGTATGATGTACGAGCTGATACCCAAGTTCTCAAGAAAGCCGATATTTAGCTACCAGTCAGGAGTCGCAGCGTTTGTTCTGCTTGCCATAGTGGGATTTGCATCGTGGGCACACCACATGTACGCGACAGGCATGAGCTTCACAGAAAAGACTGTATTCATGGTTGGCACTCTGGCAGCCGTGCCGGCCTCGGCCATGCACGTTTTTAACTGGATAGCCACAATGTGGGGCGGCAGGATCAAGTTCGCAGCCCCCATGAGCTTTGCGGTAGGTGGCCTGGTGCTGTTCTTCTACGCAGGAGCAGGAGGTATCGTCAACACAGCCATGCCGCTTGACTTCCTTACACATGACAGCTACTGGGTAGTCGGTCACTTCCACCTGTTCGTCATGGGCCTAGTCACATTCGCGTTCATTGGATTCATCTACTACATGTTCCCCTTCATAACAGGCAGGATGTACAGCGAAAGGGCAGCGATGGTGCAGTTCTGGCTCATGTTTGTAGGAGTGTCGATGATATTCTTGACACAGCACGTGCTAGGACTATACGGGCAGCCAAGGCGTGTGTTCGACTATGTGCCGGTGCAGCCACTGATCATAATGAACCAGATATCGACGGTCGGTGCTTGGATAACGGCCGCCGGTGCAGCCATATTTGTGTGGAACCTGATAAAGAGCACAGTCTCGGGCAAACCTGCCAAGATGGACGACCCGTTTGCAATCGGAGAGCAGTACTACGACTACACACGGCGCGAGCCGCACCACTAA
- the pspAA gene encoding PspA-associated protein PspAA: MSRKTKTKGRAAASKLKSRAKLRAKKAVSARKSSAKTRKKAATAKTKAKSASSAGKKIVRIMGHGQFTVDGKILKKLNDIDNDLVKLVSTERSDDSEFKKKLTELNDMVVKNGKPLDPHEIIKSDIILPSADLSIDEAKRLFRGEGVIPEI; encoded by the coding sequence ATGAGTAGAAAAACGAAAACAAAAGGCAGGGCGGCCGCCAGCAAGCTCAAATCAAGAGCCAAATTGCGCGCCAAAAAAGCAGTTTCTGCACGAAAATCGTCTGCCAAAACACGTAAAAAGGCTGCGACTGCCAAGACAAAGGCGAAAAGCGCAAGCTCTGCTGGCAAAAAGATAGTCAGGATAATGGGCCACGGACAGTTCACCGTCGATGGCAAGATCCTGAAAAAGCTCAACGATATAGATAACGATCTGGTCAAGCTGGTCAGCACGGAGAGGTCCGACGATTCGGAATTCAAGAAAAAATTGACAGAACTGAACGACATGGTTGTGAAAAATGGCAAGCCACTGGATCCACATGAAATAATCAAGTCCGATATCATACTGCCAAGTGCGGACCTTTCAATAGACGAAGCAAAGAGGTTGTTCAGAGGAGAAGGCGTTATCCCTGAGATCTGA
- a CDS encoding magnesium transporter CorA family protein — MQNIISYNEREVRRGGSKEDVRQGYNVWIDLSDPTPAEIWNVQQSFHLDSKALEEYSNKSKKPQVRMLDTHVFTLMLDMKYSDAQTLVTEGIYIFLGRGWLVTIHPSAVDLTSIVKRILEEKNRPLLESSVDALYYSILSSIVDKYEQLLTAVELSVVDMEKRSVHKRPSKQMLEHLDDLSRQIIVLRRHFWHIRDVINFLIHVQEERPDIKYLKIVYDDINQLINLVESYQDTVNSTRELYIANISLLMNDTVKTLTVFSAVLLPLTFISSVFGMNGLDLNNIWRVPFGFVLVMAIMAASAAALFAFLKAKQWILVREDAKQANKRKKQGERSMQR, encoded by the coding sequence GTGCAAAACATAATATCGTACAACGAGCGAGAGGTCAGGCGCGGCGGCTCTAAAGAGGACGTCCGGCAGGGTTACAACGTCTGGATCGACCTATCTGATCCTACGCCAGCCGAGATCTGGAATGTCCAGCAGTCGTTCCACTTGGATAGCAAGGCACTTGAGGAATACTCTAACAAGTCCAAAAAGCCGCAGGTCAGGATGCTGGACACCCACGTCTTTACGCTTATGCTTGACATGAAGTACAGCGACGCGCAGACGCTCGTTACCGAAGGGATCTACATATTTCTTGGGCGAGGCTGGCTCGTTACCATTCACCCTTCAGCGGTGGACCTGACGAGCATTGTAAAGAGGATCCTTGAGGAAAAGAACCGGCCGCTGCTAGAGTCGTCAGTCGACGCCTTGTACTACAGCATCCTCTCAAGCATCGTTGACAAGTACGAGCAGCTGCTTACGGCGGTAGAGCTGAGCGTTGTGGACATGGAGAAGCGGTCGGTACACAAGCGGCCTTCAAAGCAGATGCTTGAGCACTTGGACGATTTGTCAAGGCAGATAATAGTGCTGCGCCGGCACTTTTGGCATATCCGGGATGTCATCAACTTTTTGATCCATGTCCAAGAAGAGCGTCCCGACATAAAATACCTGAAAATAGTGTATGATGACATTAACCAACTGATCAATCTTGTCGAATCGTACCAAGACACAGTGAACTCGACGCGCGAGCTATACATCGCAAACATTTCGCTCTTGATGAACGATACTGTCAAGACGCTGACCGTTTTCTCGGCTGTACTCCTTCCACTGACCTTCATCTCCAGCGTCTTTGGCATGAACGGGCTTGACCTGAATAACATCTGGCGCGTACCGTTTGGCTTTGTACTGGTGATGGCCATTATGGCGGCCTCGGCTGCAGCGCTGTTTGCGTTCCTGAAGGCCAAGCAATGGATTCTGGTCAGAGAAGACGCCAAGCAAGCCAATAAAAGGAAAAAACAAGGAGAAAGGTCGATGCAACGTTAA
- a CDS encoding histidine phosphatase family protein codes for MPLVIFMRHGQAENNVSRILVGRHIESHLTSQGRQQVADAAKQLKSIPIDKIYASPVIRAVETAQIVCETLGMDYEIDERLYEIELGKLVGMNYEEVTTKYGDLFLRFYAEHDPVLDSFGVEPFSAVKQRVKNLLDDVLKKYEDSNVLMVTHLDPIKAALATLLDLKPEALYRWHIRNASLTVLKHESKIYSLSGVNVMAMHRYPND; via the coding sequence TTGCCACTAGTCATCTTTATGCGTCATGGGCAGGCAGAGAACAATGTCAGCAGGATCCTTGTGGGCAGGCATATCGAGTCACATCTGACGTCTCAGGGCAGGCAGCAGGTGGCTGACGCCGCCAAGCAGCTAAAGAGCATCCCAATAGACAAGATCTATGCCTCGCCCGTGATAAGGGCGGTGGAAACGGCGCAAATAGTATGCGAAACCCTTGGAATGGATTATGAGATAGATGAGCGGCTGTATGAAATCGAGCTGGGCAAACTCGTCGGCATGAACTACGAAGAGGTGACCACTAAATATGGCGACCTGTTCCTGAGGTTCTATGCAGAGCACGACCCAGTGCTTGATAGCTTTGGTGTCGAACCTTTCTCTGCCGTCAAGCAGCGCGTAAAAAATCTCCTTGATGATGTGCTGAAAAAGTACGAGGACAGCAATGTGCTCATGGTCACGCACCTTGACCCGATAAAGGCGGCCCTTGCTACGCTGCTGGACCTAAAGCCGGAGGCTCTTTACCGGTGGCATATACGCAACGCGTCGCTCACGGTGCTAAAACATGAAAGCAAGATCTACTCGCTTTCAGGAGTGAACGTGATGGCGATGCACCGCTATCCAAATGATTAA
- a CDS encoding PspA/IM30 family protein — MGLMNRFSAVIKQKVNTLLDKFEDPREALDYSYIRQLEMLNKVRRGLAEIITSRKRLEMQKSKLWDNIRLLDEQASRALDAGREDLARLALERKNTNLLQIQDLDKQIAELQEEARKMEEAEKRMAVKVEEFKSKKEVIKARYSAAEAQVKIKESVTGISEEMADVGMAMNRAEEKTESMRAKAQALDEMINSGVLTDYTSNKDEIERELEKITVQNSVEEELAKLKSEKERKKKQRVEQEAQQ, encoded by the coding sequence TTGGGCCTGATGAACCGCTTTTCAGCCGTGATCAAGCAAAAGGTAAACACTCTCCTCGACAAGTTTGAAGATCCACGCGAAGCTCTGGATTATTCGTATATCAGGCAACTGGAAATGCTTAACAAAGTGCGAAGAGGCCTTGCAGAAATTATAACCTCGCGCAAGAGGCTGGAGATGCAAAAGTCAAAGCTGTGGGACAATATCCGGCTGCTGGATGAGCAGGCAAGTAGGGCGCTTGACGCCGGCAGGGAAGACTTGGCAAGGCTCGCGCTTGAGCGCAAGAACACTAACCTGCTCCAGATTCAGGACCTTGACAAGCAGATAGCAGAACTTCAGGAAGAAGCGCGCAAGATGGAAGAGGCTGAAAAGCGAATGGCAGTCAAGGTGGAGGAGTTCAAGTCAAAGAAAGAGGTCATAAAGGCTCGATATTCAGCTGCAGAGGCGCAGGTCAAGATAAAGGAGAGCGTCACTGGCATATCTGAGGAGATGGCCGATGTCGGCATGGCCATGAACAGGGCTGAGGAAAAGACTGAGAGCATGAGGGCCAAGGCCCAAGCGCTGGATGAGATGATAAATTCAGGAGTTCTTACAGATTACACATCAAACAAGGATGAAATTGAGAGAGAATTAGAAAAAATTACAGTACAAAATTCAGTCGAGGAAGAATTAGCAAAGTTAAAGTCAGAGAAGGAACGTAAAAAGAAGCAGCGAGTGGAGCAAGAAGCGCAACAATGA
- a CDS encoding plastocyanin/azurin family copper-binding protein, translated as MSHDEREHEKEPMILTSGRRMAKGLAIVVITLAIGAAIIVPFFDEMFSIPPPVTQLRQPTPPPSEGEEPQPGGATTIQIPSGASVQGNPSYEPANAEVPMGSEVVWDNTDSVPHTATSGTGQNDPTSGDLFDTSIINPNEKSDSVVLEGVSEGDVIDYYCTLHPYMTAQLTIVAAGEGSSGGAQTGGEGGAAGSTINILSGSSVQGNPDFDPDGLTAKVGDKINVVNQDNVPHTVTSGTGQNDPNKGQAFDTNIIMGGQSATISLAEVEPGQYDYFCTIHPYMTGKLTVE; from the coding sequence ATGTCGCATGACGAACGTGAGCATGAAAAGGAACCAATGATCCTGACCTCCGGAAGGCGCATGGCTAAAGGTCTTGCCATCGTGGTTATCACTCTGGCTATAGGGGCAGCGATCATTGTGCCATTCTTTGACGAAATGTTCTCCATCCCGCCGCCTGTGACCCAATTACGGCAGCCGACGCCTCCGCCAAGTGAAGGAGAAGAGCCGCAACCAGGAGGAGCTACAACTATTCAGATCCCAAGCGGAGCCTCTGTGCAGGGAAATCCAAGCTACGAGCCAGCTAATGCCGAAGTCCCAATGGGTAGCGAAGTAGTATGGGATAATACCGATAGCGTTCCTCACACTGCAACATCGGGGACCGGACAGAATGATCCCACATCAGGAGACCTATTTGATACAAGCATTATCAATCCCAATGAAAAATCTGATAGCGTTGTGCTAGAAGGAGTAAGCGAAGGCGACGTTATCGACTACTATTGCACATTGCATCCATATATGACTGCTCAGCTAACCATAGTGGCAGCCGGAGAAGGCAGTAGCGGTGGTGCCCAAACAGGCGGCGAAGGAGGAGCAGCAGGATCTACGATAAATATCCTCAGTGGCTCGTCTGTCCAAGGCAACCCTGACTTTGACCCTGACGGGCTGACCGCGAAGGTAGGCGACAAGATAAACGTGGTCAACCAAGACAATGTTCCGCATACCGTAACATCGGGGACTGGACAAAACGATCCTAACAAAGGTCAGGCATTTGATACGAATATCATAATGGGCGGGCAGTCTGCCACGATATCGTTGGCCGAGGTCGAGCCTGGACAGTATGACTACTTCTGCACAATCCATCCATATATGACGGGCAAGCTCACAGTAGAGTAG
- a CDS encoding cytochrome c oxidase subunit II has translation MVSHSATILILIPVVAVFFLGINSAFAQEETGQYILHRVEIWALFYRLMVVAFVIGAVVMGSIFYVVWRFRESHPKNRGDITPARTGGGAHH, from the coding sequence ATGGTTTCACATTCAGCGACAATTTTGATCCTGATTCCCGTTGTTGCCGTATTCTTTCTTGGCATCAACTCTGCTTTTGCACAGGAAGAAACCGGGCAATATATTCTGCACAGGGTAGAGATCTGGGCGCTGTTCTACAGGCTCATGGTCGTAGCATTTGTCATCGGCGCAGTGGTGATGGGCTCAATATTCTACGTTGTGTGGCGCTTCCGCGAGTCGCATCCAAAGAATAGAGGAGATATTACTCCTGCCAGAACAGGAGGAGGTGCTCATCACTAA